In a genomic window of Bacteroidota bacterium:
- a CDS encoding FecR domain-containing protein, translating into MKERSSYLNYTVVDLLNDAYFLDSELNPTKESRHFWADMELYDQQLGKEIHRAHSFLKAVSQSQGKRLSNDEINRLWQQVQEKNAAFDKTRKIKRTIYWGVANVAACVALFIAFSTWFHPTNSTSTQSGLADYILKAKRMAINGQSDVRLLSFDDKTLKIAGRESEVKYTRDSMLAINSKPVQKIKGGTNTYNQLIVPAGKRSYIIFSDGTRMNVNANTRIVYPVTFSKEKREVYVEGEAYLQVSPDKNRPFIVKTDRMNVQVLGTAFDVCTSAGKMLHTVVLVHGRVQVQTSNNLQKIINPGEMLSYQQSGDVQIIKNVNVSQYISWVDGYYEFHEESIQNIADKLMQHYGKKIVVSPKISNVTFSGKLDIREDLKDVLENLASIIPAKVVAKDEEYHLK; encoded by the coding sequence ATGAAAGAACGATCGTCATATTTAAATTATACAGTAGTTGATCTGTTGAATGATGCTTATTTTCTTGATTCCGAATTGAATCCAACTAAAGAGAGCAGGCATTTCTGGGCGGACATGGAATTATATGACCAACAGTTGGGGAAAGAAATTCATCGCGCTCATTCTTTTTTGAAAGCCGTTTCACAAAGTCAGGGGAAAAGATTGTCGAATGATGAAATCAACAGATTGTGGCAACAAGTGCAGGAAAAAAATGCAGCTTTCGACAAAACCCGCAAAATAAAAAGAACTATTTATTGGGGAGTGGCTAATGTTGCCGCTTGTGTGGCATTGTTTATTGCTTTCAGTACCTGGTTTCATCCTACAAATTCAACATCAACGCAATCGGGATTAGCAGATTATATCCTAAAAGCAAAACGAATGGCGATAAATGGTCAAAGTGATGTCCGGTTGTTATCGTTCGATGATAAAACATTAAAAATTGCCGGAAGAGAAAGCGAAGTGAAATATACCCGGGATAGTATGCTCGCAATTAACTCCAAGCCGGTACAAAAAATAAAAGGAGGAACCAATACCTACAATCAATTGATCGTTCCTGCAGGGAAACGTTCCTATATTATTTTTTCGGATGGTACACGAATGAACGTGAATGCAAATACCCGGATCGTATATCCTGTAACTTTCTCTAAAGAAAAACGTGAAGTTTATGTGGAAGGAGAAGCATATTTACAAGTTAGTCCCGACAAAAACAGACCTTTTATTGTTAAAACAGATCGTATGAATGTTCAGGTGTTGGGGACAGCTTTTGATGTATGTACCAGTGCAGGGAAGATGTTGCATACTGTCGTTTTGGTTCATGGAAGAGTTCAAGTACAAACCAGCAATAACCTACAAAAAATAATAAATCCGGGAGAAATGCTTTCTTACCAACAGTCCGGAGATGTCCAAATAATAAAGAATGTTAATGTGTCTCAATATATAAGTTGGGTAGATGGATACTATGAATTTCATGAGGAATCTATCCAAAACATTGCAGATAAATTAATGCAGCATTATGGGAAGAAAATCGTTGTCAGCCCGAAAATATCGAATGTTACTTTTAGCGGGAAGCTGGATATACGGGAAGATTTGAAGGATGTATTAGAAAATTTAGCTTCGATAATCCCGGCGAAAGTTGTTGCGAAAGATGAGGAATATCATTTAAAATGA